One Rissa tridactyla isolate bRisTri1 chromosome 1, bRisTri1.patW.cur.20221130, whole genome shotgun sequence DNA segment encodes these proteins:
- the ZBED4 gene encoding zinc finger BED domain-containing protein 4 produces MDKSKAGSPRMDGNFVLGKINNLKVEQEEDGINCTLERMDIKTEQDDFKHADSSDEQEDKEKNFITNNPGKYLSTENEDDYGSLFSQYSSTLYDVAMEAVTQSLLSSRNISSRKKSPAWNHFFISPRDSTKAICMYCMKEFSRGKNEKDLSTSCLMRHVRRAHPTVLIQENGSMPGISSFSSPTLLLPPQSADVGDLSSMLSPIKLVKKMASKIPSPDRIIEESVSIVSSEEIPDLSVSEKCSKEEVMVGSSPQLPNNQYDDTVENVAEKTVVIPKSTSGSRRRSAVWKHFYLSPLDNSKAVCIHCMNEFSRGKNGKDLGTSCLIRHMWRAHRSIVLQENGGGTSIPPLYTAPPTLLPSLLPSDSDLNSMSSSPGKLMKESTSVSSSPDRISEEIHTNLSSGDALVEDSMLSSSDDIGEVSFVSSPEKQCEGLGPLIFEPTAVFQQNKRIMKRLKSEVWHHFSLSPADSLKAVCRYCSCMISRGKKGDVGTSCLMRHLYRRHPDVIGNQKSFLDVSLANSPYATLASAECSSSKLTDLPTMATHDNQIIFPVNSKKTSKLWNHFSICSADSTKVICMHCGRTISRGKKPTNLGTSCLLRHLQRFHNNVLKTDVSETVLSSSTDNHMPLSTELLGSSNFDETNDKFCDSHPVAKKITSLVAEMIALDLQPYSFVDNIGFNRLLEYLQPQYSLPSPSYFSRTAIPDMYDNVKQIIISHLKEAESGVIHFTSGIWMSNQTREYLTLTAHWVTFESSFRPQCEDYHCSALLNVSQIDCDYNGISIQKQLEYWWETWITSIGLQIGITVTDNQSIEKTLNEGDHSSVQCFSHTVNVIVNEAIKSQRMVQNLLSIARKICERVHRSAKAKEKLAELQKEYELPQHQLIQDVPSKWNTSFHMLERLIEQKRAIDEMSIECSFRELISCDQWEVMQSVCHALKPFEAASREMSTHMSTLSQVIPMIHILNRKIEMLFEETMGIDTMLKSLKEAMVSRLSSTLHDPRYIFATLLDPRYKTSLFTEEEAEQYKQDLIRELEIMSSTSDDDKPVSNGCDIGSPSTNSYGEDNLWSLMGDMKKTKDLKERAKLPEEMVLSYLEEEVLEHNCDPLTYWNFKKSSWPVLSKLAVRFLGCPPSIVPSERLFNTSNESNNFSQSRLMIEHFEKLIFLKVNLPLIYFQY; encoded by the coding sequence ATGGACAAGAGCAAAGCAGGTTCCCCCAGAATGGATGGTAATTTTGTGTTGGGTAAAATCAATAATTTAAAAGTAGAGCAAGAGGAAGACGGCATTAACTGTACTCTAGAAAGAATGGATATAAAGACAGAACAAGATGATTTCAAACATGCGGACAGCAGTGATGAAcaggaagataaagaaaagaactttATTACCAACAACCCTGGCAAATATTTatctacagaaaatgaagatgatTATGGATCTCTTTTTTCTCAGTATAGTAGTACGCTGTATGATGTAGCAATGGAAGCTGTGACACAAAGCCTCCTTTCTAGCAGAAACATAAGCTCCAGAAAAAAGTCACCTGCTTGGAACCATTTTTTTATATCTCCTAGAGATAGCACTAAAGCAATATGTATGTACTGTATGAAAGAATTTAGCAGGGGTAAAAATGAAAAGGACCTGAGTACAAGTTGTCTCATGAGACATGTGAGGAGAGCCCATCCCACTGTACTAATTCAAGAAAATGGAAGTATGCCAGGTATATCCTCCTTTTCTTCACCTACGTTGTTGCTACCACCTCAGTCCGCAGATGTTGGAGATCTGAGTTCTATGTTATCCCCCATAAAACTGGTCAAGAAAATGGCTTCTAAAATACCATCTCCAGATCGAATAATTGAGGAATCTgtttctattgtttcttctgaagaaataCCAGATCTCTCAGTTTCTGAAAAGTGTAGCAAAGAAGAAGTCATGGTTGGGTCATCTCCGCAGCTACCCAACAACCAGTATGATGACACTGTGGAGAATGTAGCAGAAAAAACTGTTGTTATTCCAAAGAGCACATCGGGTTCCAGAAGGAGATCTGCTGTCTGGAAACACTTTTATTTGTCGCCTCTAGATAATTCTAAAGCTGTTTGCATCCACTGCATGAATGaattcagtagaggaaaaaacGGAAAAGACCTGGGAACGAGTTGTTTAATAAGACATATGTGGAGAGCCCATCGTTCCATTGTCCTGCAAGAGAATGGGGGTGGTACCAGTATACCACCTCTCTACACCGCACCTCCAACTCTGTTGCCTTCTTTGCTACCCTCAGATAGCGATCTGAATTCTATGTCATCCTCTCCTGGAAAACTAATGAAAGAATCAACTTCTGTTTCTTCGTCTCCAGACAGAATCTCCGAGGAGATCCATACTAATCTCTCTTCAGGAGATGCTCTAGTGGAAGACTCAATGCTGTCATCTTCTGATGATATAGGTGAAGTCTCCTTTGTTTCATCTCCAGAGAAACAGTGTGAGGGATTAGGTCCACTAATATTTGAACCTACTgctgtatttcagcaaaataaaaggaTTATGAAGAGGCTTAAATCAGAAGTTTGGCATCACTTTTCACTGTCACCTGCAGACAGTCTAAAAGCAGTATGTAGATACTGCAGTTGTATGATAAGTCGTGGTAAGAAAGGAGATGTGGGCACAAGCTGCTTGATGAGACATCTGTATAGACGCCATCCCGATGTAATTGGAAACCAAAAGAGCTTTCTTGATGTGAGTTTGGCAAACTCTCCTTACGCCACTTTGGCTTCTGCAGAATGTTCATCCTCAAAGTTGACTGACTTGCCTACAATGGCTACACATGATAATCAAATTATATTTCCTGTTAACAGTAAGAAGACCTCAAAACTGTGGAATCACTTTTCAATTTGTTCTGCAGATTCAACAAAAGTAATATGTATGCACTGTGGACGTACAATAAGTAGGGGGAAAAAGCCAACGAATCTAGGCACAAGTTGCCTTCTAAGACATTTGCAGCGGTTTCATAACAATGTCTTGAAAACTGATGTCTCAGAGACAGTATTATCCTCCTCTACGGATAATCACATGCCACTGAGCACAGAATTACTAGGATCTTCAAATTTTGATGAAACCAATGACAAGTTTTGTGACTCTCACCCAGTTGCCAAAAAAATCACAAGTCTTGTAGCCGAAATGATTGCACTTGACCTTCAGCCATATTCTTTTGTAGACAACATTGGCTTTAACAGGCTGCTTGAATACTTGCAACCTCAGTATTCTTTACCTTCCCCGTCTTACTTTTCTAGGACAGCAATTCCAGATATGTATGataatgtaaaacaaataattatttcacaTCTTAAAGAAGCTGAAAGTGGAGTGATACATTTTACGTCCGGAATATGGATGAGCAACCAAACACGAGAATATCTAACCCTCACAGCTCATTGGGTAACATTTGAGTCTTCATTCCGACCACAGTGTGAGGATTACCATTGTTCAGCACTATTAAATGTGTCGCAGATCGATTGTGACTACAATGGAATCAGTATCCAAAAGCAGTTAGAGTATTGGTGGGAAACTTGGATTACTTCCATTGGCCTTCAGATCGGAATTACTGTTACTGATAATCAGAGTATAGAGAAAACTTTAAATGAAGGTGATCATTCAAGTGTACAATGTTTTAGTCACACTGTTAATGTCATTGTAAATGAGGCTATTAAAAGCCAGAGGATGGTTCAGAATTTGCTTAGTATTGCAAGAAAGATCTGTGAACGCGTCCATCGGTcagcaaaagcaaaagagaagtTAGCTGAGTTGCAAAAAGAGTATGAGTTGCCTCAGCATCAGCTAATACAAGATGTTCCATCAAAGTGGAATACCTCGTTTCATATGCTTGAACGTCTTATCGAACAGAAAAGAGCAATTGATGAAATGTCAATAGAGTGCAGCTTTCGGGAGCTAATAAGTTGCGACCAGTGGGAAGTGATGCAGTCGGTGTGTCACGCTCTCAAACCTTTTGAAGCTGCAAGTAGGGAGATGAGTACACACATGTCTACTCTAAGCCAAGTGATTCCAATGATTCATATACTTAACAGGAAAATAGAAATGCTATTTGAGGAAACAATGGGCATAGATACTATGCTGAAATCTTTGAAAGAAGCTATGGTGAGTAGATTGTCCTCCACGCTTCATGATCCAAGATACATTTTTGCTACGCTTCTGGATCCCAGGTATAAAACATCCTTATTtacagaagaggaggctgaacaATATAAACAAGACTTAATCAGGGAGCTGGAAATAATGAGTTCTACCTCAGATGATGATAAACCTGTTTCCAATGGATGTGATATAGGTTCACCATCTACAAATTCATATGGGGAAGATAATCTTTGGTCACTCATGGGTgacatgaagaaaacaaaagacctGAAAGAGAGAGCAAAGTTACCAGAGGAAATGGTGCTTTCTTACTTGGAGGAAGAAGTGCTTGAGCATAACTGTGATCCTTTAACTTACTGGAACTTTAAGAAGTCATCTTGGCCAGTACTGTCAAAATTGGCTGTCAGGTTCTTGGGTTGTCCGCCAAGCATTGTTCCTTCAGAGAGACTGTTCAATACATCCAATGAAAGCAACAACTTTAGTCAGTCAAGGTTAATGATTGAACACTTTGAAAAGCTTATCTTTTTGAAAGTGAATCTTCCTTTAATATACTTCCAGTATTGA